GTCCTTAACCAAGAAGTCCTGGCCAGTGCCGTTAAACTGGGATTAGCTATCGATGGTAAAATTACACCTCATAGCAAATTCGATCGCAAACAGTATTTTTATCCCGACCTGCCGAAAAATTATCAAATTTCCCAGTATGATCTCCCTATTGTCGAACAGGGTCAACTAGAAATCGAGATCGTCGATAAAAAAACCAAGGAAGTTAGCCGCAAAATTATCGGTATTACCCGTCTGCACATGGAAGAAGACGCGGGAAAACTGGTTCATGCTGGCAGCGAACGTCTCTCCGGTTCCACCCATTCCCTCGTGGATTTTAATCGTACAGGTGTACCATTATTAGAAATTGTCTCGGAACCGGATTTACGCACCGGGGCCGAAGCGGCGGAATATGCCCAAGAATTGCGGCGTTTAGTGCGTTATCTCGGCATCAGTGACGGCAATATGCAGGAAGGTTCCCTGCGCTGCGATGTCAATATTTCTGTTCGCAAAAAAGGCGCTAAAAAGTTCGGGACTAAGGTAGAAATTAAAAATATGAACTCCTTTAGTGCTATCCAAAAAGCCATAGAATACGAGATCGATCGACAAATTGAAGCGATCGAAAATGGGGAATTGATCGTACAGGAAACCCGTCTTTGGGAAGAAGCTACTCAACGGACGATTAGTATGCGGAAAAAAGAAGGTTCTAGCGATTATCGCTATTTTCCCGAACCGGATTTACCCCCCCTAGAAGTCTCCCCCGAACAGTTAAAAGCTTGGGCGGAAGAATTACCGGAATTACCCGCTCGTAAACGTCGTCGTTATGAAGAAGAATTTGGTCTTTCCGCCTACGATGCCAGGGTTTTAACCGATGATCGCACCGTGGCCGAATATTTTGAAACTGCTGTAATTGCGGGGGCAAATGCGAAATTAGTTGCTAACTGGATCAGTCAAGATATCGCCGCTTATTTGAATAATAATAAGCTGACGATCACAGAAATTGCCCTGCAAGCGTCAGACTTAGCCGAATTAGTTAAACTGATTGAAACGGGAACAATTAGTGGCAAAATTGCTAAGGAAATTTTACCCGAACTTCTCACTGAAGGCGGTTCACCGAAAGCGCTGGTGGAAAAGAAAGGATTAATACAAATTTCTGACACTTCTGCGATCGAAAAACTGATCGAGGACATTATCGCCGCCCATCCAAGCGAGTTAGAAAAATTCCGGGCGGGTAAAACCAATCTAAAGGGGTTTTTTGTTGGTCAAGTCATGAAAAAAAGCGGCGGTAAAGCCGATCCTAAATTAACTAGCCAAATCTTAGATCAAAAACTTTCTGGTTAGTTATATTCAGTGATCAGTAATCAGTAATCAGTGGGGAGCTTTTTTTCAGTGATAAGTAAACAGTAATCAGTGAACTTAAAACTCAAATCTGATAACTGGTAACTGATAACTGGTAACTGATAACTGGTAACTGATAACTGATAACTGATAACTGATAACTGAAAATGACCTCGCAATTAAAGTCTAATAGCCCAAAAATTCTCGCTGTTGTCAACGGTAAAGGTGGTGTGGGTAAAACCACAACTGCGGTCAATTTAGCGGCAATTTGGGGACAGAATCAGCGTGTTTTGCTGGTGGATGCGGATCCGCAGGGTTCCTCCACTTGGTGGGTAGAAAGAAATCAAGCGGGTATGGTATTTGATTTAGCCAAGCAAATTAATACAGAGAAATTAGGAGAATTGCGTCAAATTATCGAGTACGATCTGATCGTGATTGACACGCCACCAGCTTTGCGTTCCGAATTACTTACCGCAGTAATAGCAGAATCAGATTATTTAATTTTACCGACTCCTCCCGCACCGATGGATTTAATGGCTTTAATTGACACGGTACGGACGGCAGTTAAACCCCTAGGAATTGCCTATCGGGTTTTGTTAACAAAAGTGGATTCTCGTAGTCTTAAGGAAACTTTGGAAGCACAAAATACTTTATTAGAATTAGGTATTCCCGCCTGTCATGCTTTTGTCAGAAATTATAAGGCCCACGAAAAGGCCGTTTTAGACGGGGTTGCTATTACCAATTGGCGCGGTAAAAATGCCCAAGAAGCCAGCGCCGATTATCGTCGTGTGGCCGAAGAATTAGAACGGGATTGGTAGATTTATCGACAGGTTTTCTAAGCACAATATTTTTGCAGTAAAGAAATCACTAAACTTAGACCATCGGGCTGAACTTGAACAGTATAGGCTTCGGCTTCAATTTGTCTGCTAAAACCCTGATAATTCATAAAAAATCTTCTGGTCATTGCTGGGGGTTCTATGGCTAAATTAAGAGCTTTAACTGTTTTGCCTCCATGACAAAGTTGAGCGGCATGGACAGCTTCATGAATTAATGTTGGTCGGGCAATACCTAAGTCAAAAACCAGAGGATGAATCCAAATAATTCTAGTTTTACTATCAAATAAACCATAGGCTCCTCGCACTGGTGGCGGGGCAATTTTGACGATAAAATTGTGTTTTTCTAGAGCTTTTTGCAGCCGTAAAAAATCAGGATTCGCCGCCGCTAAATTTTCTCCTGTGGCTAATTGCATCCCTAGAAAAACAGCAGCGATTGTGTAATAAATGCCCATCGGGTGATAGTTCCTATTAAAGAAAAATCCAAATTAGCAAGAGGTTATTCATTGATGAATCGAACCATCGGGGAGAATTGTTCCCGTTAAAATTGCCCTGGTTAATTTCACCATAATACGCTTACCAAAGCCAATTTTTGCCCCGCGTAAATCCGCCGCCGACAGATCCGCCCCACTTAAATCCGCCCCGATGAGATTGGCTTCCTGTAAATTTGCGCCTTTAAGGTTCGCTTCGAGGAGATTGGCGCGAAAAAGATTAGCTTTATACAGATTAGCTTTTTCTAGGTTAACTTTGTGCAGGAAGCTATCGCTTAAGTCGGCATGGCTTAAATCTGCTCCGATGAGACTGCGACTAGAGAGATCTTTTTCTTTCAGGTTAGCCCCCTGTAAATCGGCTCCGTTTAAATCCCGATAGTGAGGGCGCCCAGTGCCATGATTGTGGACCTGATGGTTATTCTGGGAGTGGCTGTGTTGACTATGGGTTTGTTGACTATGGGTTTGTTGACTATGGGTTTGTTGACTATGGGTTTGTTGACTATGGGTTTTATGACTGTGGGTTTGTGAATTTTGGCCGGGTTGGCTAGGGTGAGGCTGATAGGGGGAGGCAGTTTTATGAGCGTGGGCGGGCTGTTTTTCAGTTTTAGGGGGGGAATTGGAGCGTTTAGGAGAATTTTGATGAATTTGCCGCAATTGTTCCCTAGCATGGTTAATTTCTTGCAGTTTAGCGGTGGCTTTTTCCAAAAGACGCTGATTATCTTTGGGAATGCGATCGGGATGCCAAATAAACACCAAATCCTTGTAGGCTTGATTGATCTCATCGAGAGATGCCCCATGATCTAACCCTAAAACTTTATAGTATCGCTCCAATTCTTTCATCATCGAAGTCCTAATACAAGGATAAAAGCACTAATGGCTACAATTTCTCTGAGTCTTGTCGGATTTTCTAGGAGAGGATTTCTTTTAGGATAATTTGACTCTGGGAGAGTTGCCATAAAATTTGAGAAAATGTCTGGTAATTAAGAAAATCTCATTTTTCTATCCTGTTTTGTGGTGTAACTGTATAGCACATAACAGCAAAATTAGCAAATTTTTGATACAAAACTTAATTTATGCTGTTGGGGATGATGAATTATGAATGATGAAGTGGGAAGTGGGGAGTGAGGAGAAAAAAGCTGCCGACCGCCTCCTGCCTCCTGACTGCTGTATGATAAAACTTGTCCCGATAGGATAAATCAAGGTTGTGAAATTTGGTCAGTGGTTGGGGTTTATCTGTTTAATAATGGCTCTCTATGTATTGTGGCAGATTCGACAGCTGTTATTATTGATTTTTATGGCGATCGTGTTTACCGTAGCCTTAAATAGATGTGTGAAAGGATTGCAGAGATTGGGGATTAAAAGGGGGTTGGCTATTTTAATTACCCTGCTGACGAGTCTAGCAATTGTGATTTTATTTTTTATAATTATTGTTCCCCCCTTTATCGAACAGTTTCAAAAATTAATTGAACTTTTACCGCAAGCTTGGGATTTAGTCCGTAATAACTCGATTCAATGGCGACAACAATTCCAATTTGATTGGTTGCCATCGCTGCCTAATTTAAGTGATTTAGTCCAGCAGTTACAACCTTTAGGAACCTTTGTTTTTAGTAACTTTTTTACTTTCTTTTCTAACTCAGTTACGGCCATTTTGCAATTATTATTCGTGCTGGTGTTAGCAATGATGATGTTAGTCAACCCCCAACCCTATCGACAAGCTTTCTTAAAATTATTTCCTAACTTCTATCGTCGTCGTGCTGAGGAAATTCTTACCCTATCGGAAGCGGGTTTGGGTAATTGGTTGTTGGGAATTGCCATTAGTTCAACTATGGTAGGATTATTCAGTGGTTTCGGTCTTTTGCTTCTACAAATTAATCTAGTTCTCGTTCATGCTATCCTAGCAGGATTGCTCAATTTTATCCCTAATATCGGACCGACTGCTAGTGTGATTTTTCCGATCCTCATTGCTGTTATCGATGCACCTTGGAAAATTGTCGCTATTCTGATTCTCTATTTTATTATCCAAAATGTCGAAAGTTATTGGCTGACACCAACTGTCATGGCTAAACAGGTATCTTTGCTACCGGCAATTACCCTAATCGCTCAAATTTTCTTCGCTCAAATGTTTGGCATCTTAGGTTTATTGTTGGCTTTACCTTTGACGGTGGTAGTAAAAACATGGTTAGATGAATTATTATTCAAAGACATTTTAGATCAATGGGATCACGGCCATAAAAAATCTTAAATAACCTCGGCAAAAGTCATGAAATTAATCATTATTACTCTCGTTATTTTATCTAATTTTTTTGCTGCTCTCCCAGCTAAGTCTGAAACGGTTCTAGAAAAAATTAAACGCACGGGATTATTAGAAGTAGCGATGAGAGAAGATGCCATTCCGTTTGGCTATCGAGATAGTAATAATAATTTGCAGGGATTATGCTTAGATTTTATCCAATTGCTCAGAGAGGAACTAAGGTATAAATTAAACCTCCAGATCATCAGTGTCAAAATTTATAAATCAACTTTATTTAATCGCTTCCAGTTATTGGAAAATAAAACCGTTGATTTCGAGTGTGGTCCTAATAGTATCAGAAAAAATATACCTGATGGTGTCAGTTTTTCCCGTCCTTTTTTTGTGACGGGAACTCAGTTTTTAGTTCGGAGTGATAATCAGAAAAATTTTAACTTTTCCTCGTCCTTAGAAGGTATAAGTATTGGAGTTTTGCGAGATACCAGCACTCAAGAATTATTAAGACAAAAATATCCTCTTGCTACCTATCAGGAATTTCAAGGAGTGACGGGAAGACTGCGGGGTATCCAAAGTTTAAGAAGGAATAGAATAGATGCTTTTGCTAGTGATGGTATTCTGCTAATTGGAGAAGCTGTCATTCTCGGTTTATCCTTAGAAAAAGATTATCAACTTATCCCGCGCAATCCTTTAAATTGTGATTATTATGGTTTCATTCTTCCCGCTAATGATCCCCAATGGCAAGAGTTTATTAATGGGGTTATCGTCACCAGTGAGAACAGAAATATTTTTAAAACATGGTTTACTGAAGTTGCTTCCTATTTTAGAGATACCTGGCAGTATTGTCGTAATAATCCCGAAAAATCCCAGTAAAACTTAACAATTATGCCTAAAAAAAATGATTTATTTTGGTTAATTGGTTGCGCGACAATAATCCTGTTTATTTGCAGTGCCACCAGACATATTTTATTTCAATCTAATGCTCTCGATCTTGGTTGGTTCGATCAAGGAGTTTACCTAATTTCTCAAGGTAAACCACCGATTATATCTTTTGTTGACTACCATATTTTAGGCGATCACATCGCTTTTATTCTCTATCCTATAGCCTTACTTTATAAAATTTATCCTAGCGTTTATTGGTTGCTTTTCTTACAAGCTTTTTCCCTTTCTCTTGGTGCTTTTCCCCTCTGGCAATTGGCAATAGAAGCGGGATTAGAAGAAAAAAAAGCTTATACATTAGCCTTAGTTTATCTGCTCTATCCCCTGATTTTTAATGTTAATCTCTTTGATTTTCATCCTGAAGTTATCGCAGTTCCAGCGATTTTTTGGACAATTTTGGCAGCAAGATTAAATAATCTCTGGGGATTTTGTCTGGGAATCATTATTATTCTCGGTTGTAAAGCAATTCTCTCTTTAACATTGTTGGGAATGGGTATCTGGTTACTTCTCTGGGAAAAGAAAAAAATCCCCGGAATAATTGCCATGATTAGCGGCATTCTTTGGTTTATTATCACCACGAAGTTATTAATTCCTCTCCTGACAGGAAAATCGGCAGTTATTGAAATGGCTGATTCTCGATATAGTTATCTAGGAGATAGTTTACCAGCAATTATCTTTAATCTTTTCCTCAAACCCGATCTTGTCTTGGGAAAAATCTTTACTGGCAATAATCTAGAATACCTAATCCTATTAATTATTCCCTTAGTTTGGGGTTTATCCTGGCGTTATTCTGCCCCAATAATTGCCGCTATTCCCGCACTCGCTTTAAATTTATTGGCAGATCATGCCCCACAAAAAAACTTAACTACTCAATATTCCCTGCCAATTTTACCCTTTTTATTTCTAGCGGTTATCGCCACTTTAGCCCATAATAGTAACTGGTTGAAGCAGCCTAAATGGATAATTACTTGGGCAATTATTGCCTTTTTTGCCTTAGCTAAATACGGCTATTTTTGGTCACTATATTTAAATTCCCTCGATACTTGGTCCGCCACCCAAAAAGCTCTAACCCAAATTACCACCAGTGAGAGTGTCTTGACTACTTCTAGAATTGCCCCCCATCTTACCCATCGAGAAATGATCAAATTAGCGATCGAAGGTTCCCAATCCCTAGATTTAAATCAATTTAATTATATTCTACTCGATCGCCGTCATCCCGGTTGGTCTAGTTCACCAGAACTAATTGATGATCACTTAAATAAACTCAATCAAAATGAGAACTTCCGGTTAATCGTTAATCAGGATGATGTGTTTTTATATCGGGCCTTGACAACCCCTCAAGGAACAAAATAATTTTTCGTTCCACCAATTCCAATAAATTTTCTTTATCGATGGGAAACCAGATAATATCAGCATCGGCACGAAACCAAGTGCGCTGACGTTTGGCAAATT
This portion of the Microcystis aeruginosa NIES-2549 genome encodes:
- the gatB gene encoding Asp-tRNA(Asn)/Glu-tRNA(Gln) amidotransferase subunit GatB codes for the protein MSATEYEAIIGLETHCQLNTKSKIFCPCPTNFDSPPNTNVCPICLGYPGVLPVLNQEVLASAVKLGLAIDGKITPHSKFDRKQYFYPDLPKNYQISQYDLPIVEQGQLEIEIVDKKTKEVSRKIIGITRLHMEEDAGKLVHAGSERLSGSTHSLVDFNRTGVPLLEIVSEPDLRTGAEAAEYAQELRRLVRYLGISDGNMQEGSLRCDVNISVRKKGAKKFGTKVEIKNMNSFSAIQKAIEYEIDRQIEAIENGELIVQETRLWEEATQRTISMRKKEGSSDYRYFPEPDLPPLEVSPEQLKAWAEELPELPARKRRRYEEEFGLSAYDARVLTDDRTVAEYFETAVIAGANAKLVANWISQDIAAYLNNNKLTITEIALQASDLAELVKLIETGTISGKIAKEILPELLTEGGSPKALVEKKGLIQISDTSAIEKLIEDIIAAHPSELEKFRAGKTNLKGFFVGQVMKKSGGKADPKLTSQILDQKLSG
- a CDS encoding ParA family protein; the protein is MTSQLKSNSPKILAVVNGKGGVGKTTTAVNLAAIWGQNQRVLLVDADPQGSSTWWVERNQAGMVFDLAKQINTEKLGELRQIIEYDLIVIDTPPALRSELLTAVIAESDYLILPTPPAPMDLMALIDTVRTAVKPLGIAYRVLLTKVDSRSLKETLEAQNTLLELGIPACHAFVRNYKAHEKAVLDGVAITNWRGKNAQEASADYRRVAEELERDW
- a CDS encoding pentapeptide repeat-containing protein → MKELERYYKVLGLDHGASLDEINQAYKDLVFIWHPDRIPKDNQRLLEKATAKLQEINHAREQLRQIHQNSPKRSNSPPKTEKQPAHAHKTASPYQPHPSQPGQNSQTHSHKTHSQQTHSQQTHSQQTHSQQTHSQHSHSQNNHQVHNHGTGRPHYRDLNGADLQGANLKEKDLSSRSLIGADLSHADLSDSFLHKVNLEKANLYKANLFRANLLEANLKGANLQEANLIGADLSGADLSAADLRGAKIGFGKRIMVKLTRAILTGTILPDGSIHQ
- a CDS encoding AI-2E family transporter, giving the protein MKFGQWLGFICLIMALYVLWQIRQLLLLIFMAIVFTVALNRCVKGLQRLGIKRGLAILITLLTSLAIVILFFIIIVPPFIEQFQKLIELLPQAWDLVRNNSIQWRQQFQFDWLPSLPNLSDLVQQLQPLGTFVFSNFFTFFSNSVTAILQLLFVLVLAMMMLVNPQPYRQAFLKLFPNFYRRRAEEILTLSEAGLGNWLLGIAISSTMVGLFSGFGLLLLQINLVLVHAILAGLLNFIPNIGPTASVIFPILIAVIDAPWKIVAILILYFIIQNVESYWLTPTVMAKQVSLLPAITLIAQIFFAQMFGILGLLLALPLTVVVKTWLDELLFKDILDQWDHGHKKS
- a CDS encoding amino acid ABC transporter substrate-binding protein, yielding MKLIIITLVILSNFFAALPAKSETVLEKIKRTGLLEVAMREDAIPFGYRDSNNNLQGLCLDFIQLLREELRYKLNLQIISVKIYKSTLFNRFQLLENKTVDFECGPNSIRKNIPDGVSFSRPFFVTGTQFLVRSDNQKNFNFSSSLEGISIGVLRDTSTQELLRQKYPLATYQEFQGVTGRLRGIQSLRRNRIDAFASDGILLIGEAVILGLSLEKDYQLIPRNPLNCDYYGFILPANDPQWQEFINGVIVTSENRNIFKTWFTEVASYFRDTWQYCRNNPEKSQ
- a CDS encoding DUF2079 domain-containing protein; the encoded protein is MPKKNDLFWLIGCATIILFICSATRHILFQSNALDLGWFDQGVYLISQGKPPIISFVDYHILGDHIAFILYPIALLYKIYPSVYWLLFLQAFSLSLGAFPLWQLAIEAGLEEKKAYTLALVYLLYPLIFNVNLFDFHPEVIAVPAIFWTILAARLNNLWGFCLGIIIILGCKAILSLTLLGMGIWLLLWEKKKIPGIIAMISGILWFIITTKLLIPLLTGKSAVIEMADSRYSYLGDSLPAIIFNLFLKPDLVLGKIFTGNNLEYLILLIIPLVWGLSWRYSAPIIAAIPALALNLLADHAPQKNLTTQYSLPILPFLFLAVIATLAHNSNWLKQPKWIITWAIIAFFALAKYGYFWSLYLNSLDTWSATQKALTQITTSESVLTTSRIAPHLTHREMIKLAIEGSQSLDLNQFNYILLDRRHPGWSSSPELIDDHLNKLNQNENFRLIVNQDDVFLYRALTTPQGTK